GGTCCCTAAATCTAACGCCCAGAATTTGAAGGCCCAGCTCCCAAGTCCCGTCCCCTAATCTTTCTTCCCCTCCCGTGCACTGCTCCCTCGATGATGGTATGCATATTGTGCACCACATCCCACATCGGTGAACCCGGCGGGGGCGATCCATCTGTCGTCGGATCAACCGCAATGCCAGAGTACAACGCAAGCTCCGCAAACTGGTTCTGAAATGACAATAAATAAGGTCAATATACACATAGGCATACACATAATCGTAATGTAAGCCACATGGCAAAAACAAGTGTCAGTACCTCTAGAAATGCGAAGCGGTCGCCTTTGTACTCATCTGGGACCATGTAAGGGTGTGAGACCTTGATATACCAAGGAGTGTATTCGCCAGTGGTATGAAAAGGGAAAGCAGCTTCTTCCGACAGATGGCAAATGTGATCATTCCAGTGCGCAAATCGACGATCACACTCCCGGCACGTAACTGACGATGGTGGGGGATCTGGCACATACTGGATCCGGCCAAACTGCCTGATGACTCGATCTGGGAGGTATGGGAATATCATCCCGGCATGCCTGATAAATCCCCTATACAAGGCAACCTGAGGGAAGGGCCAGTGATCATAGTGCTCTACATAAGGTCTCCAAATCACAGAACTGGCCGGAAACGTATCCAGGTTCATCCTCTTCTGCGCAACCTCAGTAGTCCCTCGAAGCGCCTCCCAAGTTAGTGCAACAGGCCTGTCTGGTGTGTAGGCAGGGTTGTCCCTGCGCTCAAACACTGATCCGGGGAAGTGGGCAAACACCCATGACTGCAAAAGAGAAAATGCCAAAGTATGATGCTAATTATTTAACAACAAACGTTTTAACAATAATTAGAAAGAAATAACAATACCTGCAGAAGAGATAAATAACCAGCAACAGACTTAGCACCATTCCTACTGGCCTCCCCGAGCTGACCATACAAGTAAGCCAAAGTGGCAGCTCCCCAATTCCACCTTGATGCATTCTCAACATCTTCAAACAGAGACAAATACACAGCACCAATATATGTGTTGCTCTTGTCACAGAAAAGGGTCATGCCAATCAACCGCAGCATATAAGCTCGGCATGCAGGAACTTCATTGTTGGCCTCTACGTGTTTCTCCACAATAGCTTGGAGAAAGCTAAAGCGAAGAGATGGACCCCTACAAGCATCAAACTCCTCCATCACAAGCTCAATGTCCACATCAAGTAACTGAGCAACCGCAGGAGCCGCCTCTTCCCTAGTCGGGTTACCAAAGGAGAAGAACTCACCCTCTACGGGCAAGTGGAGTAATGCTGAGACATCTTCAAGTGTGATCGTCATTTCCCCCCAGGGTAAGTGGAAAGATGACGTCTCAGGATGCCATCGCTCAACAAAAGCAGAAATAATGCTCTGGTCAACACTCGGGCTTGTGCATTTCATCACCCACCGCAAACCTGCATTATGCACCGCACCCCTTATGTACCGAGCATGATGGACTACAGGATGACACATCCTCCCATGATTATAGATCTTGAGCACACCTCTAGTCTCATAATTTGGCCGCTTGTATGACCTCCATATGTCACGAGCTATATGTTCGCCATACTTAGTCAACAAGCAAAGGTCAAACGGACCTCCCTCATACCACAACCTGTTCTCATCGTCCTCATCACCAGACTCCTCATCAAACTCCGCCTCGAGGTCAGCACCGACATCCTCCTCAgcctcctcctcaccactagTCTCCTCCTCACCACTAGTCTCCTCCTCCGCCTCAGTGTCATCATCCGGCTGATCAGCCATAATCTCATCATCATGCTGATCCTGTACAGCAGGCTCTTGTTCAGCATTCCTACCCCTTCCTCTACCCCTTCCTCGACCCCTTCCTCTACCCCTTCCTCTATTAGCCTCTTCTGACCGTTTGCGGTTAGAAGCATGAGTGGAGCTACGATCCCGTGGAGCAGTAGGTTCAGTAGAAGGACCAACAACACGGGCAGTTTTCCTAGGAGgcctgaaaattaaaaatacaaaaattaataCTCATGCACAACAATTTATTAACATAAACAACAGTTTATTAACATAAACAACAGTTTgctaacataaaaaataatttataaacatTCAGAGAAAATTCagagagaattaaaaaaaaattgacaggcTAACCGCACTTAAACTTGCGGTAGGTATAAAAGATTTGACAGGCTAACCGCACTTAAACTTGCGGTAGGTATAAAAGATTTGACAGGCGTACCGCACTTAAACATGCGGTAGGTATAAAAGATTTGACAGGCGTACCGCACTTAAACATGCGGTAGCCATAAAACCTGTCCGCGGTTTAGAGTGTGGGAAAGTCACGAAACCTCCTTCCATTGCAGAATCAAATCGAGGGACTGAAATTTAACACGAAATACAACCTAAgcctcgaaaacttgtaagaaATAACTTACATTGTTGTTCTTCTTGTGGGTTATGGGTTGTTGTTGTATTTTGTGGGTTACTCCTTCTTGACTtggtctccttcttcctcttctacttcaacttcttcttcttacttcttcttcttactggttgtcctcctttctcttcctcttcttgacTTGGTTGTGGGTTTGAGAGACTTGATTTTGTGAGGGTTGAAACTTTTGAAATTGGGTGGGAGAGGAAGATGGTATACGGTTGAAAGAGGGGGAGGGTTTGTAGAGataaggtagtttttttttttttttaaatttaaattactgAAGGGTATTTTAGTCTTTTCGCGTGTTTGGGGATGGCGGACTTAGCAAAAAAGGGGGCGCAAATAGTCTCTGCCTATTTTATTATAGCTTTGCAATGTTGATCATATCTGAAAAACTGCTCAAAAGTTTACCTCAATTGCATTGACTGCCAATTAGGTACTACTACTAGAGATTTGTCTATATAATATATGAGTTATCTCAGTCTTAGTGAAAAAGAGATATAATACAGAACAAAAATGTAATAATCAGCTGAAGATTGAACTTTGGAGACAACAGCCTTCATTCTTTTCTTTCATTCTTAATGCTATttttgacaaataactacaaatgcATTGAAAAAACAAGTGAAAACTTCTGATTTGAGGATTCATTGTGCATTCatgatatgaagaaaagaaccAAGAAGTGAACAACAGATAAACTCATGAAATACCTGTTTGAATATGGATGGGAGTATTTGAGGCTTTGTTAACATAACCAAGCCTAATGTCTTGGAAAGTGGCCCAAATTGTACAACATCCTTTAATGAATAATATAAGATAGCTCAGCATAGTTATTGTACCAGGGTCAGAAATGAATATTGGTTCTCATCTCAAATAATTGAACCATTTGGGAAGAGCATCTCATACTCATAAACCAAAAAACATATCCATGGTTCCAGGATCTATGAAATCACCTGTAGAAATGGTCTAAGCACTGGATCCCCTAGCCTCTGCAAGAGTGAAAGATAGCATAGAAGCAATCATTTGAAAGAAGATAAAACTAATCTGAGTTGTGAGAGAGATAATCTACCTGCATACAGCTAAAATTGGCAAAAAGAAGCTCATTGATGAAATCTGGAGGAACATTGGACTGTTTCTTTGCAGACATTGCTCTTTGGAACAACCATGAAGCACTCAGGTTGGGCTGCATTATACAAAATTAAGGTCAGGGTACTCAAGTTCATGTGCAGTTTCTTAAATATACTAATTTAAACCTTTTAGAAAACAAGAAAAGTACCATGTATGGGTTCAGCAGAGACAAGTTGTATGAGTCAAGATAATCACCATTGATTGCTTCATATATGCCTTCATCATAGCAAAGTGGAAGGGATTAGATTATCGCAATGTTGTTGCTCTGTTATCTCAATATTATAGCCGGTCCTAAGCTCGGGTAAAGGAGGAAGTTTGTTTTAGTCTGGCAGCCAACGTAGTACTGACCGTATTGCTGACCTCACTACGTGAGATAAAACTTCTGTTGTTGTTATCTGCCGTTTATGAGTTTCTTATTAGTTCTTCTTATAATAGCTTCCAAAATCATTTTGGTTTTATTTGTTGAATTAAGTTGTTCTAAATTTTTAATGTTGCTAAAGACAGAAGAAAAGGTAAAGAAAAACCATAGTTGGGAGTTCCACAAAAAGTAAGTAAAAGATAAATAGTTTAACCTGTCCAACAACAATGCAAAAGATTCCTTCATAGAAAGTTTGAAATACCAGCTGATATTCTCCCAAGATGTCTGGTCAAACTCCCAAAACCACCAAATGAAACAGGTGATTGTATGCCACTAGCATCACCAAACTACATAATAAAGCTTCATTGCTTTAATATTACTATAAGGATCATAGATGACTTAAATTTAGTTGAGGCTTTTGAAGTGTAAAGCAGAAGTTACCTGTAATACTCTACAAAAAGCAGCTGGCAGAGGGCTGTTAAATGCTCCATATCATCAAACATTTTATGGTGTCACAGTAAAAGAAATGATAATAAgctaattaagaaaatatgaaataaaattgGTAGGTATATCATATGATACATATTAGTACCTCTCACGATATGTCGGAAAGATGCCATAGATAACTCTCAGTATCTCTAAATTGTCAAGAGAAACACCCTATCACATAAAAATTGCAAATTGACATCACCAAGTAGGGAGCAACAGAGCTGAACACAGGAGAATAGAGGGAAGCATCATATCAAGTCTATGTTAGGTAGCCTATGTCGCTATAAACTAGAAAAAAGAACAGTTGAAGAATGTAAAGTACTAACTTTATGGTTAAGCATAATCACTAAGAAACTGATTTCTCAAGTACTCCTTACAAGAGATAAAAGGCAAGGATAACACACAATACATAACTGAATGTATCAGTGAGGTAGCTTAAGGATAAACGATAATTGATACACAGAAAGACATTGTCAAGCTTCTAGTTTGCTTGTTAAAAACAGAttggaagagaaaaaaataccTCATCTTGTAGTTATCTtttcatagaaaaagaagattcTTTAATGAGAAAAGCAGAGAAGTCCAAACAAGAGGAGGATAAGATGTCCTCCAAAATGGAAAAGTTCAAGAGACATCAGAGAACAtaatggagaaaagaaaactAACCTGATATTCTGGCATTAGATCCCAGTATGCCTCCAATAATTCTTCCAACTTTGGGGATCCTGGCTGAGCTTCTACATAAGTGAACATATAAGTAGTACGATCCAAGGGACCCGAGGCTGCTGGAAATGCCTGTGAATATTTCAGTGAAAGTTCTTAGAAATGAAACATGGAGATATGATAATTCAATTGATATAGTAAAAACTTACCTCCCAAAAATATTGTGCCTGTGAATCTCCGACTTTCTTTACTGATGAGCTGCTGAATATGACATCACTAGTGGAATTACTTTCAAAACCACGTGCACAGGTTCCAACAACAAGGCAAACACCATCAGGCTTCCTCCCACGCCTTATCTGCAAATTCATTGAACATGACACTGGAACGATGCTTCAGAAAAAAGGTTTTAATATTCACTAGTCTTATGTATCAAATTAGCATACATGCTCTAATGAATCCTTTTTTCTTCAAGAGAGTTGTCAATCTCATTCTAGTTAGTGTTGATTCGATCAACAACACTGAATGAAAGGGATCATTATTGGCCTATCATCTCAGCCTTGTAATCATTTAGGAACTTAGTTGGCTACTTATTAAACGAGTAATGTTTaatacacacctctcttttgaggtggagaggtggaatggtgagagagataggaagaaaagaaaaagtaagagagagaaaatatgagatgtgatagatgataagatgagagagatagaaataaaaagacgTGGAAatggagtgtttaaaaaatgaggtgtgtatatatcattactccttATTAAACAAATGCTGCATCACTTGCATGCATGTAAAATGATGGTATAAGGTAAACCTACATACGCAAGTGAATGTGTCCTGCATACAACAGAAAATTTGCCCGATTTTCACTCAACGACAATTCATGTGCAATGTGAACACCCTCACAAAGATAAACGAAGGAGCGCATGCAAATGGAAACGTGTGCCTATATTTCATGAAACATGTAAAAACACCCTTGtgaaaacatgatgaaaatCAAACAATCTGTTTGGATGCAACAATgagtaaaaatattttcctgACCTGTTTTACAATAGGGGAGAAGTTCCCCATTGCATCAATTATAAGACGAGACGACAAGATTTTGTCGCCAGAAAGTTTCAGAacctgaaaaaataaaataatacatgTGTTCATGTTTCTTTAACaccaaataaaataaacattatCATTCTCCTGTCCCAAAAATCAAATTGTGATTCAAGATTTTCATTTAAATGCTAAGTGCATATATTCCTTGTTTCCATGCTGCTTCATCATTGAGTCCTCAGTTAGGCGATATTTATAAATTTGAACATATATAGAGAAATACAATACATAAAACATCTGCATAGGCTGCATAGCCTATAACTATGTCCAATTATGATAATTCACCAATGAGATGATTTTACAAAATAACCCTAAAGATTTCACTGGATAACTAGTTCTATCAGTTAAGTAAACTCACAGCAGCATCCTCATATATATTAATGCACGAGACGCTGCAACCCTCAAAAATGACTCCGCCAAGAGAAATAAATCGTTCCTTTACAATCTCTATGATCTTTACAGGTCTGCAATAGGGAAAAAATTTACTATGATCTTTAACAGAATACAGGATTTTAAACTCAAATTACTTTATTGTGAACTGCAAGCatatattaaaaagaaaatgcacGTTTCTGATAGCTAAGCCCTGATAGCAATTCAAAATTGTTTTTGTGCAACACTAGTAAAACTAGCCATATAAGGATTTCAACTTCAATAGTAATGAACTCAAGGAAGCATTTGTAGAAAattttcaatctttttttttccg
This is a stretch of genomic DNA from Lotus japonicus ecotype B-129 chromosome 1, LjGifu_v1.2. It encodes these proteins:
- the LOC130733455 gene encoding uncharacterized protein LOC130733455 isoform X4; translated protein: MLLLQLQPFNGVSHLTVGTPFPQKKCSRRTLLLRPQAVPSRTQRIMESVSVSGEVGGAGGAYSYEALKRLDQLWSSLCSAQEVVQEPQQVVSSIPSLFRSSDLANKAEGSYDVVVCGGTLGIFIATALCARGLKVAIVERNVLKGREQDWNISRKELLELVEVGVLEEDDIERATSINFNPNRCGFESKGDIWVNNILHLGVSPVKIIEIVKERFISLGGVIFEGCSVSCINIYEDAAVLKLSGDKILSSRLIIDAMGNFSPIVKQIRRGRKPDGVCLVVGTCARGFESNSTSDVIFSSSSVKKVGDSQAQYFWEAFPAASGPLDRTTYMFTYVEAQPGSPKLEELLEAYWDLMPEYQGVSLDNLEILRVIYGIFPTYRESPLPAAFCRVLQFGDASGIQSPVSFGGFGSLTRHLGRISAGIYEAINGDYLDSYNLSLLNPYMPNLSASWLFQRAMSAKKQSNVPPDFINELLFANFSCMQRLGDPVLRPFLQDVVQFGPLSKTLGLVMLTKPQILPSIFKQFFRYDQHCKAIIK
- the LOC130733455 gene encoding uncharacterized protein LOC130733455 isoform X5 is translated as MLLLQLQPFNGVSHLTVGTPFPQKKCSRRTLLLRPQAVPSRTQRIMESVSVSGEVGGAGGAYSYEALKRLDQLWSSLCSAQEVVQEPQQVVSSIPSLFRSSDLANKAEGSYDVVVCGGTLGIFIATALCARGLKVAIVERNVLKGREQDWNISRKELLELVEVGVLEEDDIERATSINFNPNRCGFESKGDIWVNNILHLGVSPVKIIEIVKERFISLGGVIFEGCSVSCINIYEDAAVLKLSGDKILSSRLIIDAMGNFSPIVKQIRRGRKPDGVCLVVGTCARGFESNSTSDVIFSSSSVKKVGDSQAQYFWEAFPAASGPLDRTTYMFTYVEAQPGSPKLEELLEAYWDLMPEYQGVSLDNLEILRVIYGIFPTYRESPLPAAFCRVLQFGDASGIQSPVSFGGFGSLTRHLGRISAGIYEAINGDYLDSYNLSLLNPYMPNLSASWLFQRAMSAKKQSNVPPDFINELLFANFSCMQRLGDPVLRPFLQDVVQFGPLSKTLGLVMLTKPQILPSIFKQAS
- the LOC130733455 gene encoding uncharacterized protein LOC130733455 isoform X6 encodes the protein MLLLQLQPFNGVSHLTVGTPFPQKKCSRRTLLLRPQAVPSRTQRIMESVSVSGEVGGAGGAYSYEALKRLDQLWSSLCSAQEVVQEPQQVVSSIPSLFRSSDLANKAEGSYDVVVCGGTLGIFIATALCARGLKVAIVERNVLKGREQDWNISRKELLELVEVGVLEEDDIERATSINFNPNRCGFESKGDIWVNNILHLGVSPVKIIEIVKERFISLGGVIFEGCSVSCINIYEDAAVLKLSGDKILSSRLIIDAMGNFSPIVKQIRRGRKPDGVCLVVGTCARGFESNSTSDVIFSSSSVKKVGDSQAQYFWEAFPAASGPLDRTTYMFTYVEAQPGSPKLEELLEAYWDLMPEYQGVSLDNLEILRVIYGIFPTYRESPLPAAFCRVLQFGDASGIQSPVSFGGFGSLTRHLGRISAGIYEAINGDYLDSYNLSLLNPYMPNLSASWLFQRAMSAKKQSNVPPDFINELLFANFSCMQRLGDPVLRPFLQAS
- the LOC130733455 gene encoding uncharacterized protein LOC130733455 isoform X3: MLLLQLQPFNGVSHLTVGTPFPQKKCSRRTLLLRPQAVPSRTQRIMESVSVSGEVGGAGGAYSYEALKRLDQLWSSLCSAQEVVQEPQQVVSSIPSLFRSSDLANKAEGSYDVVVCGGTLGIFIATALCARGLKVAIVERNVLKGREQDWNISRKELLELVEVGVLEEDDIERATSINFNPNRCGFESKGDIWVNNILHLGVSPVKIIEIVKERFISLGGVIFEGCSVSCINIYEDAAVLKLSGDKILSSRLIIDAMGNFSPIVKQIRRGRKPDGVCLVVGTCARGFESNSTSDVIFSSSSVKKVGDSQAQYFWEAFPAASGPLDRTTYMFTYVEAQPGSPKLEELLEAYWDLMPEYQGVSLDNLEILRVIYGIFPTYRESPLPAAFCRVLQFGDASGIQSPVSFGGFGSLTRHLGRISAGIYEAINGDYLDSYNLSLLNPYMPNLSASWLFQRAMSAKKQSNVPPDFINELLFANFSCMQRLGDPVLRPFLQDVVQFGPLSKTLGLVMLTKPQILPSIFKQLFVKNSIKNERKE
- the LOC130733455 gene encoding protein MAIN-LIKE 1-like isoform X1 → MPPRKTARVVGPSTEPTAPRDRSSTHASNRKRSEEANRGRGRGRGRGRGRGRGRNAEQEPAVQDQHDDEIMADQPDDDTEAEEETSGEEETSGEEEAEEDVGADLEAEFDEESGDEDDENRLWYEGGPFDLCLLTKYGEHIARDIWRSYKRPNYETRGVLKIYNHGRMCHPVVHHARYIRGAVHNAGLRWVMKCTSPSVDQSIISAFVERWHPETSSFHLPWGEMTITLEDVSALLHLPVEGEFFSFGNPTREEAAPAVAQLLDVDIELVMEEFDACRGPSLRFSFLQAIVEKHVEANNEVPACRAYMLRLIGMTLFCDKSNTYIGAVYLSLFEDVENASRWNWGAATLAYLYGQLGEASRNGAKSVAGYLSLLQSWVFAHFPGSVFERRDNPAYTPDRPVALTWEALRGTTEVAQKRMNLDTFPASSVIWRPYVEHYDHWPFPQVALYRGFIRHAGMIFPYLPDRVIRQFGRIQYVPDPPPSSVTCRECDRRFAHWNDHICHLSEEAAFPFHTTGEYTPWYIKVSHPYMVPDEYKGDRFAFLENQFAELALYSGIAVDPTTDGSPPPGSPMWDVVHNMHTIIEGAVHGRGRKIRGRDLGAGPSNSGR
- the LOC130733455 gene encoding uncharacterized protein LOC130733455 isoform X2 — its product is MLLLQLQPFNGVSHLTVGTPFPQKKCSRRTLLLRPQAVPSRTQRIMESVSVSGEVGGAGGAYSYEALKRLDQLWSSLCSAQEVVQEPQQVVSSIPSLFRSSDLANKAEGSYDVVVCGGTLGIFIATALCARGLKVAIVERNVLKGREQDWNISRKELLELVEVGVLEEDDIERATSINFNPNRCGFESKGDIWVNNILHLGVSPVKIIEIVKERFISLGGVIFEGCSVSCINIYEDAAVLKLSGDKILSSRLIIDAMGNFSPIVKQIRRGRKPDGVCLVVGTCARGFESNSTSDVIFSSSSVKKVGDSQAQYFWEAFPAASGPLDRTTYMFTYVEAQPGSPKLEELLEAYWDLMPEYQGVSLDNLEILRVIYGIFPTYRESPLPAAFCRVLQFGDASGIQSPVSFGGFGSLTRHLGRISAGIYEAINGDYLDSYNLSLLNPYMPNLSASWLFQRAMSAKKQSNVPPDFINELLFANFSCMQRLGDPVLRPFLQDVVQFGPLSKTLGLVMLTKPQILPSIFKQVGVPVLLDWSRHFLMLGYYTFLSTFADPIARPFLNTLPSKTSFQWKRHLEAWKYGAGLDYKL